One Fibrobacter sp. UWH4 genomic region harbors:
- a CDS encoding Gfo/Idh/MocA family protein: MQSSCSYKAVLIGNGTMGQRHKRLFEEVGVEFIGVVDTATEAATLFEQIAAGALAPDFAIVASPAVTHDEYVKKCIDIKLPVLVEKPVFVSAVAAMEYQKLALERNAFVFVGHSERYNPAIENFSKTVFFKEMREYLKYWYLQKKDAGPVSFKFTRTHGFSPRNRDVPVEYDLMIHDMDLLSFFGDKNAMMYKSFRCEELSDDRVHAFYDLRTLKAEFIADRNSAKDSRMVEISMNGLSTSLDLGAYRNGNPAYALQKEHQAFLNYLNSYRNSAQDEVHEYDWYGDFYDACNAVIMVSLIGEVYRKGRADESDAK; this comes from the coding sequence ATGCAAAGTTCTTGTTCCTATAAGGCGGTCTTGATTGGTAACGGTACCATGGGGCAGCGGCACAAGCGGCTGTTCGAAGAAGTCGGTGTAGAATTTATCGGTGTCGTGGACACTGCAACCGAGGCGGCAACCCTGTTTGAACAAATCGCTGCCGGAGCCCTGGCTCCTGATTTTGCCATTGTCGCGTCTCCTGCGGTAACGCACGATGAATACGTGAAAAAATGCATCGACATAAAGCTCCCTGTGCTTGTGGAAAAGCCGGTTTTCGTCTCGGCTGTTGCAGCGATGGAATACCAGAAACTTGCCCTTGAACGGAACGCGTTTGTCTTTGTCGGCCATTCGGAACGTTACAACCCTGCGATCGAGAATTTTTCGAAAACGGTCTTTTTTAAGGAGATGCGGGAATACTTGAAATATTGGTATCTGCAGAAAAAAGATGCGGGCCCGGTGAGTTTCAAGTTTACGCGAACGCATGGGTTTTCGCCGCGCAACCGCGATGTCCCCGTGGAATACGACCTGATGATTCACGACATGGACTTGCTTAGTTTCTTTGGCGACAAGAACGCCATGATGTACAAGTCGTTTCGTTGCGAGGAATTGTCTGACGACCGTGTCCACGCTTTCTATGACTTGAGGACGCTCAAGGCTGAATTTATCGCAGACCGAAACTCCGCCAAGGATTCCCGTATGGTAGAAATTTCGATGAACGGCCTTTCTACATCACTGGATCTGGGGGCCTATCGAAACGGCAATCCGGCGTATGCGCTGCAAAAGGAGCATCAGGCATTTCTAAATTATTTGAACTCGTACAGGAATTCGGCGCAAGACGAGGTTCACGAGTACGATTGGTATGGAGACTTTTACGACGCCTGCAACGCGGTCATAATGGTTTCGTTGATTGGTGAAGTGTACAGAAAGGGGAGAGCGGATGAATCCGATGCAAAATAA
- the sppA gene encoding signal peptide peptidase SppA, giving the protein MQNKFVPALLWFCTALAFAYIPGESGFVSLANEHGIWGNPAGLTAFDSKGALVSYDYDDGIKNFRIGGNLDHWAAGFDYTQGPDHLDLSRWSLTHGNDLWNRSIFVGERVTALRSADFTGTEWGLDLGVMIRPFSFLSVGYSCDNVLYTGPQAPDRIQNLGATVRFGPLMSVSYDVEDFENHRLLVELGMYGARWGLRIPLYGDDEYQLSFSMAFGGYNNVAVHVYDDLLPKGVAWGYHSARNPEASLSAQIIRVPLDIEVSETEDEFAFFRKNSIYLWHVRNLFEHMLRDPASGLVILDFSGYKGNVGISSEIDRYVQKLKARGGKVIAYMDDIRPAVLLASAHVDRIVVEPSAHMNWRGFGGNVLFYKGLFDKLGVKVEFLRHGKFKSAVEPYVADSMSAESRSNLDSLYSDLWTAMQTYISMRYAGGARASAAAMSQAYAHLDSLAKQPLVTASAAKRAGLVDTLLYLDQVPSYALKTFFGIDYPQASYRTWYPTDKRIFNESWNRRASVALLNIDGTIDSRMERSVLESLRKLPATGAEALIVRISSPGGSAIASDKIWAALRHVSEQGIPVVSSIGYMGASGGYYIACAGDRILAEPMAIVGSIGIYGGKIDVSGLMSKIGLKAETVKTHEYADATTFTRPWSDAEKAALQQYMDEFYDRFTGVVSKATGIPQATVDTAYGGGRVMIGVKALQAGLVHDLGGIDDAIAAAKQLAHIGESTDVDLMVLGSGNSFTLPAFGAKLGGKNLTDFSDWADYLYDLGRPQLWAIEPALFESSLLGVE; this is encoded by the coding sequence ATGCAAAATAAGTTTGTGCCTGCGCTTTTGTGGTTCTGCACGGCGCTCGCCTTTGCCTATATTCCCGGCGAGTCGGGTTTTGTGTCGCTCGCAAATGAACACGGTATTTGGGGCAACCCGGCGGGGCTTACCGCTTTTGATTCCAAGGGTGCGTTGGTGAGCTACGATTACGATGACGGCATCAAGAACTTCCGTATCGGTGGCAATCTGGACCATTGGGCGGCGGGCTTCGATTACACGCAGGGGCCCGATCACTTGGATTTGTCCCGCTGGAGCCTCACGCACGGTAACGACTTGTGGAACCGCAGCATCTTTGTCGGTGAACGCGTCACGGCTCTCCGCAGCGCTGACTTTACCGGCACCGAATGGGGCTTGGACCTCGGCGTGATGATCCGCCCGTTCAGTTTCCTTTCTGTGGGCTATTCCTGCGACAATGTACTTTATACGGGGCCGCAGGCTCCCGACCGTATACAGAACCTGGGCGCGACGGTTCGTTTCGGGCCTCTGATGAGCGTGAGCTACGATGTGGAGGATTTCGAAAATCACCGCTTGCTGGTGGAACTGGGCATGTACGGTGCCCGCTGGGGACTCCGCATTCCGCTTTATGGTGACGATGAATACCAGCTGAGCTTCTCGATGGCTTTCGGCGGTTACAATAACGTCGCGGTGCATGTCTACGACGACCTGTTGCCGAAGGGTGTTGCGTGGGGCTACCACAGCGCACGTAATCCGGAAGCATCGTTGAGTGCGCAGATTATTCGCGTTCCGCTTGATATTGAAGTTTCCGAGACCGAAGACGAATTCGCCTTTTTCCGCAAGAATTCGATTTATCTTTGGCATGTCCGTAATTTATTCGAACACATGTTGCGCGACCCTGCCTCGGGGCTTGTGATCTTGGACTTTTCCGGGTACAAGGGCAATGTCGGTATTTCGAGTGAAATTGACCGCTACGTGCAAAAGCTCAAGGCCCGTGGCGGCAAGGTAATTGCCTATATGGATGACATTCGCCCTGCGGTATTATTGGCGTCTGCGCATGTGGACCGCATCGTGGTGGAGCCTTCGGCGCACATGAACTGGCGCGGTTTTGGCGGAAACGTGCTCTTTTACAAGGGACTTTTCGACAAGCTCGGCGTGAAGGTGGAATTCCTGCGTCACGGCAAGTTCAAGTCGGCGGTGGAACCTTACGTGGCCGATTCGATGTCTGCGGAATCCCGCTCCAACCTGGATTCGCTTTATTCGGACTTGTGGACGGCGATGCAGACCTATATATCGATGCGCTATGCGGGTGGCGCTAGGGCTTCCGCTGCGGCCATGAGCCAGGCTTATGCGCATCTGGATTCCCTGGCGAAACAGCCTTTAGTGACGGCGTCTGCCGCAAAGCGCGCGGGCCTCGTCGATACGCTGCTTTACCTCGATCAGGTTCCTTCTTATGCGCTCAAGACGTTCTTCGGCATCGATTACCCGCAGGCATCTTACCGCACCTGGTATCCGACGGACAAGCGGATTTTCAACGAGAGCTGGAATCGCCGGGCATCGGTCGCGCTCCTGAATATCGACGGGACGATCGATTCGCGTATGGAACGCTCCGTTCTGGAATCTCTCCGCAAGTTGCCCGCGACGGGTGCCGAGGCGTTGATCGTTCGCATTTCTTCGCCGGGTGGTTCCGCAATCGCTTCGGACAAGATTTGGGCGGCACTCCGCCATGTGAGCGAACAGGGAATTCCCGTGGTTTCAAGCATCGGCTACATGGGGGCTTCGGGCGGTTACTACATTGCCTGCGCGGGCGACCGGATTTTGGCGGAGCCCATGGCGATTGTCGGGAGCATCGGCATTTATGGCGGCAAGATCGATGTGTCGGGACTGATGTCGAAAATCGGGCTGAAGGCCGAAACGGTCAAGACGCATGAGTATGCGGATGCGACGACTTTTACGCGCCCCTGGAGTGATGCGGAAAAGGCGGCGTTGCAGCAGTATATGGATGAGTTCTACGATCGCTTTACGGGAGTTGTCTCGAAGGCGACGGGAATTCCGCAGGCAACTGTCGATACGGCGTACGGTGGCGGTCGCGTGATGATTGGCGTCAAGGCGCTTCAGGCTGGTCTGGTGCATGATCTCGGCGGCATTGACGATGCGATTGCCGCTGCAAAACAGTTGGCGCATATCGGCGAATCGACCGACGTGGATTTGATGGTGCTCGGCTCGGGAAATTCGTTTACGTTGCCCGCGTTCGGCGCCAAGTTGGGAGGCAAGAACCTGACGGATTTCTCGGATTGGGCTGACTACCTTTATGATCTAGGCCGTCCGCAACTTTGGGCGATTGAACCGGCCTTGTTTGAATCGTCGTTACTGGGTGTTGAATAA
- a CDS encoding hemolysin family protein, whose protein sequence is MLSIVLTVLGCLTISAFCSVTEASFYSVPPAIIDFLQKHKKFTARYMVHVKENIDRYIASVLVVNTIANTVGASLATALAVKNLPPIGQVSLPIVLTILILLFGEITPKTLGVKQAKVVAPLVAVPFYYITIVLSWTGVIWLCLTLTKHWTREKEDKKDVSIDDINSLVSLGLREDVIDRQQSLVIKNILALKSVPVRKVMTPRQVVFSLKADSTIGETLDERGNWPFSRVPLYEKGKDNWIGIVLRRDAYNKLAEGLRDVKLRQMMRPLQLIPDSLTLDKLLLRFLKQRGHIVGVVDEWGAIAGIVSLEDVLEEILGREIVDEYDENVDLQETARRRSKALARIRQQQKNLELRTFSSL, encoded by the coding sequence ATGCTTTCTATTGTCTTGACTGTTCTCGGTTGCCTTACGATCTCGGCGTTCTGCTCCGTGACGGAGGCGTCGTTCTATAGTGTCCCGCCTGCGATCATCGATTTTTTGCAGAAGCATAAAAAGTTTACCGCGCGCTACATGGTGCACGTGAAGGAAAATATCGACCGCTACATCGCTTCGGTGCTGGTGGTGAATACGATTGCGAATACCGTGGGCGCGTCCTTGGCGACGGCGCTTGCCGTGAAGAATCTACCTCCGATTGGGCAGGTGTCGCTCCCGATTGTCTTGACGATTTTAATTTTGCTGTTCGGCGAAATTACCCCGAAGACTTTGGGCGTCAAGCAGGCGAAAGTCGTGGCGCCCTTGGTTGCCGTTCCGTTCTACTACATTACCATCGTTCTTTCTTGGACGGGAGTCATTTGGCTGTGCCTTACGCTCACCAAGCATTGGACCCGCGAAAAGGAAGACAAGAAGGACGTGAGCATCGATGACATCAACAGCCTCGTGAGCCTTGGCCTCCGCGAAGATGTGATTGACCGTCAGCAGTCCCTGGTCATCAAGAATATCCTGGCGCTGAAATCGGTGCCGGTGCGCAAGGTGATGACGCCCCGCCAGGTGGTATTTTCGCTCAAGGCGGATTCTACCATCGGCGAAACGTTGGATGAACGCGGTAACTGGCCATTCTCGCGAGTGCCGCTTTACGAAAAGGGGAAGGACAACTGGATCGGAATTGTGCTTCGCCGCGACGCGTACAACAAACTCGCCGAAGGACTCCGCGATGTAAAGCTCCGACAGATGATGCGGCCGCTGCAGCTTATTCCTGACAGTCTTACTTTGGACAAGCTGCTTCTCCGTTTCTTGAAACAGCGGGGGCATATCGTGGGTGTTGTCGATGAGTGGGGTGCCATTGCCGGCATCGTGAGCCTCGAAGACGTACTCGAAGAAATCCTCGGCCGCGAAATTGTGGATGAATACGACGAAAACGTGGACCTCCAGGAAACAGCACGCCGCCGCTCCAAGGCCCTCGCCCGCATCCGCCAACAACAAAAGAACTTAGAACTTAGAACATTTTCTTCTCTCTAA
- a CDS encoding acyltransferase, with translation MEKIKPNYFPALDGLRLLASINIVMLHLGSSSALNYMADFKWVMPIINAPAFAAGIFYVLAGFLFASKFSDPERRIPVVPFMFARIAKLYRLHFFMTLLMFVVLVFKFSGYTHLPALNEIGDCAAAGLAKMTHPWRSLFLHLSLTWSIVPDLGMKLNEPSWSLTSFFVCYAVTPWFSRWLFKQSDRTLWVLFGTLFIPGILWATFFGLSDNLWFDSYDAKYRFFHIFAPVRIFEYLFGMVLFRLFKEGHFDFLKRRFMSGAAQFLMLAAIYGSLFLMRPELNPGFNYFFHHSLPIMLYGLFLVSLLTGEGFMASFFCIGIVRKIGRASFYPYLIHLPIITIAWGICNLNRPKNTILLLLFIYTVSTLYSEFKVWRRKKQKAKLQAASSTAPPTK, from the coding sequence ATGGAAAAAATAAAGCCTAACTACTTTCCTGCGCTTGACGGTCTCCGTCTTTTAGCGAGTATAAACATCGTGATGCTTCATTTGGGTAGCTCCTCGGCGCTCAATTATATGGCGGACTTCAAGTGGGTTATGCCCATTATCAATGCGCCGGCTTTTGCGGCGGGGATCTTCTACGTGCTGGCAGGTTTCCTTTTCGCGAGCAAGTTTAGCGACCCAGAACGCCGCATCCCGGTAGTCCCCTTTATGTTTGCGCGAATCGCGAAGCTTTACCGCCTGCATTTCTTCATGACGCTCCTGATGTTCGTGGTGCTTGTCTTCAAGTTCAGCGGCTACACGCACTTGCCCGCCTTGAATGAAATAGGTGACTGCGCCGCGGCGGGCCTCGCCAAGATGACACACCCGTGGCGGAGCCTCTTCTTGCACCTTTCGCTCACCTGGTCCATTGTCCCTGATTTGGGCATGAAACTGAATGAGCCATCGTGGTCATTGACGAGTTTCTTCGTGTGCTATGCGGTGACTCCCTGGTTTAGCCGCTGGCTTTTCAAACAGAGCGATCGCACACTCTGGGTGCTTTTCGGAACGCTCTTTATTCCGGGTATTCTGTGGGCGACCTTCTTCGGCCTCTCGGATAATCTATGGTTTGACAGCTACGACGCCAAGTACCGTTTCTTCCACATTTTTGCGCCGGTGCGAATTTTTGAATACCTGTTTGGCATGGTGCTTTTCAGACTCTTCAAGGAAGGTCATTTCGATTTCTTGAAACGGAGATTCATGAGCGGTGCCGCGCAGTTCCTGATGCTCGCTGCTATTTACGGGAGCCTTTTCCTGATGCGTCCGGAACTGAACCCCGGCTTCAACTATTTCTTCCACCATTCGCTCCCGATTATGTTGTACGGACTGTTCCTGGTTTCGCTCCTTACGGGCGAGGGCTTCATGGCGAGTTTCTTCTGCATTGGAATCGTTCGCAAGATTGGACGCGCGTCCTTTTACCCGTATCTGATTCACTTGCCGATCATCACGATTGCCTGGGGCATTTGCAACTTGAACCGCCCGAAGAATACGATCCTCCTGCTCCTCTTTATTTACACCGTGAGCACGCTCTACAGCGAATTCAAGGTGTGGCGCCGTAAAAAGCAGAAGGCAAAACTGCAGGCAGCCTCTTCCACCGCGCCGCCAACCAAATAA
- a CDS encoding sugar porter family MFS transporter produces MTNTNSNLRHIVLITLSAAIGGFLFGFDSSVINGANGALKVHFNATDYELAWSVSLALIGAAIGAFFAGKIADALGRVRCMLFASDLFVLSAIGSGIPFGIPDFIMWRVIGGLGIGMASIIAPIYIAETAPAHLRGRLGSMQQFAIVIGIFVALLSNYLIVRIAGSANAPMFGNIKAWQVMFWVEVIPAVIYGYAAWKLPESPRYLVRKGYLDQAKKVLAMINPEGIDKEVETIQSTFKNKKSAKFTDMLEIIDGKEKVSPVLWAGLGLAILQQLVGINVIFYYGTMLWQSVGFGESDAFLTSVISSAVNLVMTVVAIMLIDKIGRKPLLLIGSIGMAVTLSTLTLCFMSAGESGSLPGHAAIIALIAANLYITFFAATWGPVMWVMLGEMFNNRIRTIAIAICGLAQWFANFVVTWTFPVLTGKDGIGVGPTYAIYSFFAIFSIFFVARFIKETKGKELEEM; encoded by the coding sequence ATGACAAATACAAATTCCAACCTCAGGCACATTGTCCTGATTACCCTCTCCGCAGCGATTGGCGGATTCCTATTCGGCTTTGACTCGTCCGTAATCAACGGTGCCAACGGGGCCCTGAAAGTTCACTTCAACGCAACGGATTATGAACTTGCCTGGTCCGTTTCGCTTGCGCTGATCGGTGCAGCCATCGGTGCATTTTTTGCAGGTAAAATCGCCGACGCCCTGGGCCGCGTGCGTTGCATGCTTTTCGCATCGGACCTTTTCGTTTTAAGCGCCATCGGTTCGGGCATTCCCTTCGGCATTCCTGACTTTATCATGTGGCGCGTCATCGGCGGTCTCGGCATCGGTATGGCAAGTATTATCGCCCCGATTTACATCGCCGAAACGGCACCCGCCCATTTGCGAGGGCGACTAGGGTCGATGCAACAGTTCGCCATCGTGATCGGTATCTTCGTGGCGCTGCTGTCGAACTACCTGATTGTACGCATCGCGGGGTCTGCAAACGCTCCCATGTTCGGCAACATCAAGGCCTGGCAGGTGATGTTCTGGGTCGAAGTCATTCCGGCCGTGATTTACGGTTATGCCGCCTGGAAACTTCCCGAATCGCCGCGTTACCTTGTCCGCAAGGGCTATCTTGACCAGGCCAAGAAAGTACTCGCCATGATCAACCCCGAAGGCATCGACAAAGAAGTCGAAACGATTCAGTCCACCTTTAAAAACAAGAAATCCGCCAAATTTACCGACATGCTCGAAATTATTGACGGCAAGGAAAAGGTTTCGCCGGTTCTGTGGGCTGGCCTCGGCCTCGCCATTTTGCAGCAGTTGGTAGGCATCAACGTGATTTTCTATTATGGGACAATGCTCTGGCAGAGTGTGGGCTTCGGTGAAAGCGACGCCTTCCTCACAAGCGTGATTTCGAGCGCAGTCAACTTGGTGATGACCGTGGTCGCAATTATGCTCATTGACAAGATTGGCCGAAAACCGCTCTTGTTGATTGGTAGTATCGGCATGGCAGTCACCTTGAGCACACTTACGCTCTGCTTCATGAGTGCGGGCGAAAGCGGAAGCCTCCCGGGACATGCCGCCATCATCGCCCTGATTGCAGCGAACCTCTACATCACCTTCTTCGCCGCAACGTGGGGACCGGTCATGTGGGTGATGCTCGGCGAAATGTTCAACAACCGCATCCGTACCATCGCGATTGCCATTTGCGGACTTGCCCAGTGGTTCGCGAACTTCGTGGTCACATGGACTTTCCCGGTGCTTACCGGCAAAGACGGTATCGGAGTCGGCCCCACCTACGCCATCTACTCGTTCTTCGCCATTTTCAGCATCTTCTTCGTGGCAAGGTTCATCAAGGAGACGAAGGGCAAGGAACTCGAAGAGATGTAA
- the ileS gene encoding isoleucine--tRNA ligase, producing MALFREVDKNETFPDIEERVLTLWDKDESFKKSLDSRPETEPYTFYDGPPFATGLPHYGHLLAGTIKDIVPRYWTMKGKKVPRGFGWDCHGLPIESLVQNELGLAGVAEIQKLGVDKFNETCRGKVLKYTSEWKKTVRRMGRWVDFDKGYKTMDKNFMESVWWVFKQCFDKGLIYQGYRIQPYSPALATPLSNFETNQGYKDRQDPSLTLIFPINSNEPKFKDTSILVWTTTPWTLYSNFCIVVGPDMDYNLVEQDGKKYWIAASRTAAYFKNPNIVDTCKGSELVGKDYEPLSRISDAFVTPDQLSRHYKIYPADYVSTEDGTGAVHTAPSFGEEDFQKGAELDLGLFDPLDTEGKFTDKVPMWKGLGAKEADKEIIRYFKEQGRVFKQDVIVHSYPHCWRTGVPLIYRALKTWFLKIDAPVTSKDGVTKTLKEWMVENNQTVNWVPDHIKNGRFGKWLEGARDWNLSRNRFWGTPIPVWLSDDGDMIAVGSIEELQQLTGVKLDDLHKHFVDKLTIEKDGKVYRRTPEVFDCWFESGSMPYASRHYPFENKELVERSFPADFIAEGLDQTRGWFYTLTVLSNALFQKPAFKNVIVNGIILAEDGSKMSKSKRNYPDPNDLIERTGADAIRLFMINSAALKAEDLRFSEEGVKGIVKQVMLPLWNAVAFFVSNHNADAAKGQLNWKPGQEVKSENELDRWMLATLQDLAAKVEVEMKAYRLYNVVPAVIAAVDDLTNWYVRRSRRRFWKSENDGDKNAAYATMYKVLVDFSKILAPFLPLLAEEIYQILVREVDANAPVSVHLCEFPSADKSLMDEKLVERIAMVRGMVEMGRVIRATNNVKNRMPIASMTVVAHGTEEKNVAETMKDLILEELNVREMKFLEDETKLVKLSAKPNFLAIKAKGPDYAKNMKVISAKLNSLSVDEIKALQNGETIKFDFGEVGADCLMLNRIVADGMAVEANQHFTVALDLKITDELRRACVARELVNRIQNRRKDQNFAISDRISIELYSESEVLKQAVKENESYIKGETQADAIVWKDSATGLQDTDADGEKVAVETVR from the coding sequence ATGGCTTTGTTTCGCGAAGTAGATAAAAACGAGACGTTCCCTGATATTGAGGAACGAGTTCTTACCTTGTGGGATAAGGATGAATCGTTCAAGAAGTCGCTGGACTCCCGTCCGGAAACTGAACCGTACACTTTCTACGATGGCCCTCCGTTTGCAACGGGCCTTCCGCACTACGGTCACTTGCTTGCCGGTACCATCAAGGATATCGTTCCGCGTTACTGGACCATGAAGGGCAAGAAGGTTCCCCGCGGTTTCGGTTGGGACTGCCACGGCCTTCCGATTGAATCTCTCGTGCAGAACGAACTCGGTCTCGCGGGCGTTGCCGAAATCCAGAAGCTCGGCGTCGACAAGTTCAACGAAACCTGCCGCGGCAAGGTGCTCAAGTACACCAGCGAATGGAAGAAGACGGTGCGCCGCATGGGCCGCTGGGTGGACTTCGACAAGGGCTACAAGACCATGGACAAGAACTTCATGGAATCTGTGTGGTGGGTGTTCAAGCAGTGCTTCGACAAGGGCCTCATCTACCAGGGCTACCGCATCCAGCCGTATAGCCCGGCGCTTGCCACTCCGCTTTCGAACTTCGAAACGAACCAGGGCTATAAGGACCGTCAGGACCCGTCACTCACGCTGATTTTCCCGATCAACTCGAACGAGCCCAAGTTCAAGGATACGAGCATCCTCGTGTGGACGACGACCCCGTGGACGCTTTACTCCAACTTCTGCATCGTTGTGGGCCCGGACATGGACTACAACCTGGTGGAACAGGACGGCAAGAAGTACTGGATTGCCGCAAGCCGTACCGCCGCCTACTTCAAGAACCCGAACATCGTGGATACCTGCAAGGGTTCCGAACTCGTGGGCAAGGACTACGAGCCGCTCTCCCGCATTTCCGATGCGTTTGTGACGCCGGACCAGCTGTCCCGCCACTACAAGATTTACCCGGCCGACTACGTGAGTACCGAAGACGGTACCGGCGCCGTGCATACCGCTCCATCCTTCGGTGAAGAAGACTTCCAGAAGGGCGCAGAACTCGACCTCGGCCTTTTCGACCCGCTGGATACCGAAGGCAAGTTCACCGACAAGGTCCCGATGTGGAAGGGCCTGGGTGCCAAGGAAGCCGACAAGGAAATTATCCGCTACTTCAAGGAACAGGGCCGCGTGTTCAAGCAGGACGTGATTGTCCATAGCTACCCGCACTGCTGGCGTACCGGCGTTCCTCTGATTTACCGCGCCCTCAAGACTTGGTTCCTGAAGATTGACGCCCCTGTCACGAGCAAGGACGGCGTGACCAAGACTCTGAAGGAATGGATGGTCGAAAACAACCAGACCGTGAACTGGGTGCCGGACCACATCAAGAACGGACGCTTTGGCAAGTGGCTCGAAGGCGCCCGCGACTGGAACCTTTCCCGTAACCGCTTCTGGGGTACGCCGATTCCGGTGTGGCTCAGCGACGACGGCGACATGATTGCCGTGGGCAGCATCGAAGAATTGCAGCAACTCACTGGCGTGAAGCTCGATGACTTGCACAAGCATTTTGTGGACAAGCTTACCATTGAAAAGGACGGCAAGGTTTACCGCCGCACGCCTGAAGTGTTCGACTGCTGGTTCGAATCCGGCTCCATGCCGTATGCCAGCCGCCATTACCCGTTCGAAAACAAGGAACTGGTGGAACGCAGCTTCCCGGCGGACTTCATCGCCGAAGGCCTCGACCAGACCCGCGGTTGGTTCTACACGCTGACGGTGCTTTCTAACGCTTTGTTCCAAAAGCCCGCATTCAAGAACGTGATTGTGAACGGTATCATCTTGGCCGAAGACGGTTCCAAGATGAGCAAGTCCAAGCGCAACTACCCGGACCCGAACGACCTCATCGAACGCACGGGTGCCGACGCAATTCGCTTGTTCATGATCAACTCCGCCGCTTTGAAGGCTGAAGACCTCCGCTTCAGCGAAGAAGGCGTGAAGGGCATCGTGAAGCAGGTGATGTTGCCGCTCTGGAACGCCGTGGCATTCTTTGTGTCTAACCACAACGCCGACGCTGCCAAGGGCCAGCTCAACTGGAAGCCGGGTCAGGAAGTCAAGAGCGAAAACGAACTTGACCGCTGGATGCTTGCAACGCTGCAGGATTTGGCCGCCAAGGTCGAAGTGGAAATGAAGGCTTACCGCCTGTACAACGTGGTGCCCGCCGTGATTGCCGCGGTGGATGACCTCACGAACTGGTACGTGCGCCGCAGCCGTCGCCGTTTCTGGAAGAGCGAAAACGATGGCGACAAGAATGCCGCCTACGCCACCATGTACAAGGTGCTGGTGGACTTTTCCAAGATTCTCGCTCCGTTCCTCCCGCTCCTCGCCGAAGAAATCTACCAGATTCTCGTTCGCGAAGTCGATGCCAACGCTCCGGTGAGCGTACACCTCTGCGAATTCCCGAGCGCCGACAAGTCCCTGATGGACGAAAAGCTTGTGGAACGCATCGCCATGGTGCGTGGCATGGTCGAAATGGGCCGCGTGATTCGCGCTACGAACAACGTAAAGAACCGTATGCCGATTGCCAGCATGACGGTCGTTGCTCATGGCACCGAAGAAAAGAATGTTGCTGAAACGATGAAGGACTTGATCCTCGAAGAACTCAATGTTCGCGAAATGAAGTTCCTCGAAGATGAGACGAAACTCGTGAAACTTTCCGCCAAGCCGAACTTCCTTGCCATCAAGGCGAAGGGCCCGGATTACGCGAAGAACATGAAGGTGATTTCTGCCAAGCTCAACAGCCTCTCGGTTGACGAAATCAAGGCTCTGCAGAATGGCGAAACCATCAAGTTCGACTTCGGTGAAGTCGGTGCCGATTGCCTGATGCTTAACCGCATCGTGGCCGATGGCATGGCCGTGGAAGCCAACCAGCACTTCACCGTGGCTCTGGACTTGAAGATTACCGACGAACTCCGCCGCGCCTGCGTGGCCCGCGAACTCGTGAACCGCATCCAGAACCGCCGTAAGGATCAGAACTTTGCAATCTCTGACCGTATCAGCATTGAACTTTATTCTGAAAGTGAAGTGCTGAAGCAGGCTGTGAAGGAAAACGAATCTTACATCAAGGGCGAGACGCAGGCTGATGCTATCGTGTGGAAGGATTCTGCAACAGGCTTGCAGGATACTGATGCTGACGGCGAAAAGGTTGCTGTCGAAACAGTGAGATAG